The Miscanthus floridulus cultivar M001 chromosome 7, ASM1932011v1, whole genome shotgun sequence genome includes a region encoding these proteins:
- the LOC136467158 gene encoding calmodulin-binding protein 60 D-like isoform X1, with the protein MQRPGRLQRSGSKRGLDPTGGGDDDDHAPKRPRVPALASVIVEALKMDSLQKLCSSLEPILRRVVSEEVERALAKLGPARIQGRSSPKRIEGPDGRNLQLQFRSQLALPIFTGGKVEGEQGAAIHVVLLDANTGCVVTSGPESFAKLDILVLEGDFNKEEDEDWTEEEFESNIVKEREGKRPLLTGDLQVTLKEGVGTIGELTFTDNSSWIRSRKFRLGLRIAPGFCEGIRVREAKTEAFPVKDHRGELYKKHYPPALKDDVWRLEKIGKDGAFHKKLNASGIYTVEDFLRLLVRDQQRLRSILGSGMSNKMWDSLVEHAKTCVLSGNHYVYYARDSRNVGAIFNNIYEFTGLIADDQFISAENLTDNQKVYADALVKKAYEDWMQVVEYDGKALLSFKQKKKSVTTRSDAAAASTSNPASYGSTNSQKQLSLPAKAGQTSSAGTMNEADGTRNAYNANGNQSARYAANTQNIPANVTMQYDRSAVSPESQFSGSSLQSQASRGSNMLALGPPQQHQSFEFPALGQSMQPTGLNPFEEWPQQQENRGGVDDYLMEEIRMRSHEILENEEMQQMLRLLSMGGAGTNLTEDGFNFPSYMPAPSPNLSYEDDRTRAPGKAVVGWLKIKAAMRWGIFVRKKAAERRAQLVELDD; encoded by the exons ATGCAGCGCCCGGGACGACTTCAGCGGTCGGGGTCCAAGCGCGGGCTGGACCCCACCGGTGGCGGCGATGACGACGACCATGCGCCCAAGCGCCCGCGCGTCCCCGCCCTCGCTAG TGTCATTGTGGAAGCTCTCAAGATGGACAGTTTGCAGAAGCTCTGTTCGTCGCTTGAGCCCATTCTCCGAAGAGTT GTAAGTGAAGAAGTAGAACGTGCTTTAGCCAAACTGGGTCCTGCTAGAATTCAAGGAAG ATCCTCCCCCAAAAGAATTGAAGGCCCTGATGGAAGAAATCTTCAGCTCCAATTCAGAAGTCAGTTGGCTCTTCCAATCTTCACTGGTGGAAAAGTTGAAGGTGAGCAGGGAGCAGCTATACATGTCGTgctgttggatgcaaacactggATGTGTTGTTACTTCAGGACCTGAGTCATTTGCAAAACTGGATATCCTTGTGCTTGAGGGCGACTTTAATAAAGAGGAAGATGAGGATTGGACAGAAGAAGAGTTTGAAAGTAATATTGTCAAGGAGCGTGAAGGGAAGAGGCCTCTTTTGACAGGTGACCTTCAAGTGACTCTTAAAGAAGGTGTTGGAACCATAGGGGAGCTTACCTTCACTGACAACTCCAGCTGGATAAGAAGCAGGAAATTCAGACTTGGGCTGAGGATTGCTCCTGGCTTTTGTGAAGGTATTCGTGTCCGAGAAGCCAAGACAGAAGCTTTCCCCGTTAAGGATCACCGAGGAGAAT TGTACAAAAAGCACTACCCACCCGCGCTGAAGGATGATGTTTGGAGATTAGAAAAGATTGGCAAGGATGGTGCATTCCACAAGAAGTTAAATGCTAGTGGGATCTATACAGTTGAAGATTTCCTCCGTCTTCTTGTTAGGGATCAGCAGAGATTACGTAGC ATTCTGGGCAGTGGAATGTCAAATAAGATGTGGGACAGCCTTGTTGAGCATGCGAAGACATGTGTCTTAAGTGGAAATCATTATGTATACTATGCTAGAGACTCAAGAAACGTGGGTGCAATATTCAATAACATCTACGAGTTCACTGGTTTGATTGCCGATGATCAGTTCATTTCAGCTGAAAATCTCACAGACAATCAGAAG GTCTATGCTGATGCATTGGTAAAGAAAGCATATGAGGACTGGATGCAAGTTGTAGAATATGATGGCAAAGCACTCTTGAGCTTCAAGCAGAAAAAGAAATCTGTCACAACAAGAAGCGATGCTGCAGCTGCCTCAACAAGCAATCCTGCTTCATATGGTTCGACCAATTCACAGAAACAATTGTCCCTTCCTGCTAAAGCTGGACAAACTTCCTCGGCGGGTACTATGAATGAAG CAGATGGAACTAGAAATGCATACAATGCAAATGGAAACCAGTCAGCAAGATATGCAGCCAACACTCAGAACATTCCTGCAAATGTTACCATGCAATATGACAGGAGTGCAGTGTCTCCTGAAAGCCAGTTTAGTGGTTCATCCCTTCAGAGTCAAGCTTCAAGAGGGTCCAACATGCTAGCATTGGGCCCTCCGCAGCAACATCAAAGTTTTGAATTCCCAGCACTCGGCCAGTCCATGCAGCCAACAGGCCTGAATCCTTTTGAAGAATGGCCACAGCAACAGGAGAACCGTGGCGGTGTTGATGACTACCTGATGGAGGAGATCAGGATGAGGAGCCATGAGATTCTGGAAAACGAAGAAATGCAGCAAATGTTGCGGCTTCTGAGCATGGGTGGTGCAGGAACCAACCTAActgaagatggcttcaatttccCTTCATACATGCCTGCACCTTCACCAAACTTGAGCTATGAGGATGACCGCACCCGCGCACCTGGGAAAGCTGTTGTTGGGTGGCTCAAGATCAAGGCTGCTATGCGGTGGGGCATCTTTGTCAGGAAGAAGGCAGCTGAGAGAAGAGCTCAGCTTGTTGAGCTAGACGACTAG
- the LOC136467158 gene encoding calmodulin-binding protein 60 D-like isoform X2, with translation MQRPGRLQRSGSKRGLDPTGGGDDDDHAPKRPRVPALASVIVEALKMDSLQKLCSSLEPILRRVVSEEVERALAKLGPARIQGRSSPKRIEGPDGRNLQLQFRSQLALPIFTGGKVEGEQGAAIHVVLLDANTGCVVTSGPESFAKLDILVLEGDFNKEEDEDWTEEEFESNIVKEREGKRPLLTGDLQVTLKEGVGTIGELTFTDNSSWIRSRKFRLGLRIAPGFCEGIRVREAKTEAFPVKDHRGELYKKHYPPALKDDVWRLEKIGKDGAFHKKLNASGIYTVEDFLRLLVRDQQRLRSILGSGMSNKMWDSLVEHAKTCVLSGNHYVYYARDSRNVGAIFNNIYEFTGLIADDQFISAENLTDNQKVYADALVKKAYEDWMQVVEYDGKALLSFKQKKKSVTTRSDAAAASTSNPASYGSTNSQKQLSLPAKAGQTSSAGTMNEDGTRNAYNANGNQSARYAANTQNIPANVTMQYDRSAVSPESQFSGSSLQSQASRGSNMLALGPPQQHQSFEFPALGQSMQPTGLNPFEEWPQQQENRGGVDDYLMEEIRMRSHEILENEEMQQMLRLLSMGGAGTNLTEDGFNFPSYMPAPSPNLSYEDDRTRAPGKAVVGWLKIKAAMRWGIFVRKKAAERRAQLVELDD, from the exons ATGCAGCGCCCGGGACGACTTCAGCGGTCGGGGTCCAAGCGCGGGCTGGACCCCACCGGTGGCGGCGATGACGACGACCATGCGCCCAAGCGCCCGCGCGTCCCCGCCCTCGCTAG TGTCATTGTGGAAGCTCTCAAGATGGACAGTTTGCAGAAGCTCTGTTCGTCGCTTGAGCCCATTCTCCGAAGAGTT GTAAGTGAAGAAGTAGAACGTGCTTTAGCCAAACTGGGTCCTGCTAGAATTCAAGGAAG ATCCTCCCCCAAAAGAATTGAAGGCCCTGATGGAAGAAATCTTCAGCTCCAATTCAGAAGTCAGTTGGCTCTTCCAATCTTCACTGGTGGAAAAGTTGAAGGTGAGCAGGGAGCAGCTATACATGTCGTgctgttggatgcaaacactggATGTGTTGTTACTTCAGGACCTGAGTCATTTGCAAAACTGGATATCCTTGTGCTTGAGGGCGACTTTAATAAAGAGGAAGATGAGGATTGGACAGAAGAAGAGTTTGAAAGTAATATTGTCAAGGAGCGTGAAGGGAAGAGGCCTCTTTTGACAGGTGACCTTCAAGTGACTCTTAAAGAAGGTGTTGGAACCATAGGGGAGCTTACCTTCACTGACAACTCCAGCTGGATAAGAAGCAGGAAATTCAGACTTGGGCTGAGGATTGCTCCTGGCTTTTGTGAAGGTATTCGTGTCCGAGAAGCCAAGACAGAAGCTTTCCCCGTTAAGGATCACCGAGGAGAAT TGTACAAAAAGCACTACCCACCCGCGCTGAAGGATGATGTTTGGAGATTAGAAAAGATTGGCAAGGATGGTGCATTCCACAAGAAGTTAAATGCTAGTGGGATCTATACAGTTGAAGATTTCCTCCGTCTTCTTGTTAGGGATCAGCAGAGATTACGTAGC ATTCTGGGCAGTGGAATGTCAAATAAGATGTGGGACAGCCTTGTTGAGCATGCGAAGACATGTGTCTTAAGTGGAAATCATTATGTATACTATGCTAGAGACTCAAGAAACGTGGGTGCAATATTCAATAACATCTACGAGTTCACTGGTTTGATTGCCGATGATCAGTTCATTTCAGCTGAAAATCTCACAGACAATCAGAAG GTCTATGCTGATGCATTGGTAAAGAAAGCATATGAGGACTGGATGCAAGTTGTAGAATATGATGGCAAAGCACTCTTGAGCTTCAAGCAGAAAAAGAAATCTGTCACAACAAGAAGCGATGCTGCAGCTGCCTCAACAAGCAATCCTGCTTCATATGGTTCGACCAATTCACAGAAACAATTGTCCCTTCCTGCTAAAGCTGGACAAACTTCCTCGGCGGGTACTATGAATGAAG ATGGAACTAGAAATGCATACAATGCAAATGGAAACCAGTCAGCAAGATATGCAGCCAACACTCAGAACATTCCTGCAAATGTTACCATGCAATATGACAGGAGTGCAGTGTCTCCTGAAAGCCAGTTTAGTGGTTCATCCCTTCAGAGTCAAGCTTCAAGAGGGTCCAACATGCTAGCATTGGGCCCTCCGCAGCAACATCAAAGTTTTGAATTCCCAGCACTCGGCCAGTCCATGCAGCCAACAGGCCTGAATCCTTTTGAAGAATGGCCACAGCAACAGGAGAACCGTGGCGGTGTTGATGACTACCTGATGGAGGAGATCAGGATGAGGAGCCATGAGATTCTGGAAAACGAAGAAATGCAGCAAATGTTGCGGCTTCTGAGCATGGGTGGTGCAGGAACCAACCTAActgaagatggcttcaatttccCTTCATACATGCCTGCACCTTCACCAAACTTGAGCTATGAGGATGACCGCACCCGCGCACCTGGGAAAGCTGTTGTTGGGTGGCTCAAGATCAAGGCTGCTATGCGGTGGGGCATCTTTGTCAGGAAGAAGGCAGCTGAGAGAAGAGCTCAGCTTGTTGAGCTAGACGACTAG